One window of the SAR202 cluster bacterium genome contains the following:
- a CDS encoding methyltransferase, with protein sequence MRPSQHRQRLLDLGLSYWQSKAFLTACSLRLFTLVNQGKDTVEKLSESAGLSQRGARILMDAMTSLKLLEKEGPRYKVADEVEGFLVEGKREYLGDFFVAMNRIFYSPFLRFEEAVRTGKALWSVDESGRHVPISREEGRLLAVATHHLRAPAARALASRRSLRVRRHLLDVGGGSGAMALALAAANPDLKITILDRPGVCEAARQNIEKAGLSHRVTAKGSDFFTEPLPEEADVHLFSNIFHNFGDEQCQSLLKKSFDALTPGGELLVVDYVLEEDGVSPTFSSLFNLFALVVMPQGGTRPYSVFREWLEEVGFVKIRRRRLDGASVLIEAQKPA encoded by the coding sequence TTGAGACCGTCACAACATCGTCAGCGACTTTTAGACCTGGGGCTAAGTTACTGGCAGTCCAAGGCGTTTTTGACGGCGTGCAGCTTGAGACTGTTCACTCTGGTGAACCAGGGAAAAGATACAGTGGAAAAGCTTTCGGAATCGGCGGGACTATCCCAAAGAGGGGCGCGGATATTGATGGACGCGATGACTTCATTGAAGCTCCTAGAAAAGGAGGGGCCGCGCTATAAGGTGGCGGATGAGGTGGAGGGTTTCCTGGTGGAGGGAAAGCGGGAGTATCTAGGGGATTTCTTTGTCGCCATGAATAGGATATTTTACAGCCCTTTCTTGAGATTTGAAGAGGCGGTGAGGACGGGGAAAGCGTTGTGGAGCGTAGATGAGTCAGGCAGGCATGTGCCCATATCGCGAGAGGAGGGCCGGCTCCTGGCCGTCGCGACCCACCACCTCAGGGCGCCGGCGGCGAGGGCGCTGGCATCTAGGCGCAGTCTGCGTGTCAGAAGGCATCTGCTGGATGTAGGGGGCGGGTCAGGGGCGATGGCGTTGGCGCTGGCGGCGGCGAACCCAGACTTAAAGATCACGATATTAGACCGCCCTGGGGTGTGCGAGGCGGCAAGGCAGAACATAGAAAAAGCGGGACTTTCGCATCGAGTAACGGCCAAGGGCAGCGATTTTTTCACCGAACCGCTGCCGGAGGAAGCGGACGTTCATTTATTCAGCAATATCTTTCATAACTTTGGGGACGAGCAGTGTCAGAGTCTCTTGAAAAAGAGCTTCGACGCATTAACGCCCGGCGGGGAGCTGCTGGTGGTGGACTACGTGCTGGAGGAGGACGGGGTATCGCCGACGTTCAGCTCGCTGTTCAACCTGTTCGCTCTGGTGGTGATGCCGCAGGGGGGGACGAGGCCGTACAGCGTGTTTAGAGAATGGCTGGAAGAGGTGGGCTTCGTGAAAATTCGCAGGAGACGGCTGGACGGGGCTTCGGTATTGATTGAAGCTCAAAAGCCAGCCTAG
- a CDS encoding LLM class flavin-dependent oxidoreductase — MEIGHRPLRDGLPQDLLSLVKKAEAAGVESAWASEELFHWDAFGILGYLAGGTNRIRLGPGVTSPYLRPPHLQAMSIATLDRLSQGRAFLGLGRSMTPWYEKLLGMDVGDAVEVVRENIGLLRQWWQEPYEASGEGYFKVRKLRRDVEGVQEHIPIYVAAVGPRMVEVAARVADGLVFSWPSVEFLRKTIPLVKAERLKVGLDSERFIFAVQTGFKVTEEVGFALAGMKEQMGVMYSLPGLDNAMVSKDFDVPRIVEELRRVTRATKVLSMGGWTREFREAADYEAVRRIIPDGLAAQVAIVGSEREVRQRLIEYQALGITHIFVPMPEGEDVEQYKTFVKGISP; from the coding sequence ATTGAGATAGGCCACCGTCCGCTTCGGGACGGTCTGCCGCAAGACCTGCTGTCGCTGGTAAAGAAGGCGGAAGCGGCGGGTGTGGAGTCGGCGTGGGCGTCGGAGGAGCTTTTTCATTGGGACGCCTTTGGGATTCTGGGATACCTGGCCGGCGGCACGAATAGGATCCGTCTGGGGCCGGGGGTAACCAGCCCGTACTTGAGGCCGCCGCACCTACAGGCTATGTCCATTGCCACCCTGGACCGTTTGAGCCAGGGGCGGGCGTTTTTGGGCTTGGGCCGGAGCATGACGCCGTGGTATGAGAAACTGCTAGGCATGGACGTGGGCGACGCGGTGGAAGTGGTCAGGGAGAACATTGGCTTGCTGCGGCAGTGGTGGCAGGAGCCTTACGAGGCCAGCGGGGAAGGCTATTTCAAGGTACGCAAGCTGCGGCGGGACGTAGAGGGCGTACAGGAACACATACCGATATATGTAGCGGCAGTGGGGCCTAGGATGGTGGAGGTGGCGGCGCGAGTGGCCGACGGGCTGGTGTTTAGCTGGCCCAGCGTGGAGTTTTTGCGCAAAACGATTCCATTGGTAAAGGCGGAGCGGCTTAAGGTGGGGCTGGATAGTGAAAGATTTATTTTCGCGGTGCAGACAGGTTTCAAGGTGACGGAGGAGGTGGGGTTTGCGCTGGCGGGGATGAAGGAACAGATGGGCGTGATGTACAGCCTTCCCGGGTTGGATAACGCCATGGTGTCGAAAGATTTTGACGTTCCGAGGATTGTGGAAGAACTGCGGCGGGTTACCAGGGCCACGAAGGTGCTGTCGATGGGCGGGTGGACTCGCGAGTTTCGAGAAGCCGCAGATTATGAGGCGGTACGCCGCATTATTCCTGACGGACTGGCCGCGCAGGTGGCGATAGTGGGCAGCGAGAGGGAAGTGCGGCAAAGGCTCATCGAATATCAGGCCCTAGGTATCACTCATATTTTCGTGCCGATGCCAGAGGGCGAAGACGTTGAACAATATAAGACCTTTGTGAAGGGAATAAGCCCTTAG
- a CDS encoding glucose 1-dehydrogenase, with translation MKASRGNRLAGKAAVVTGGARGIGAAICGAFAKEGARVLIGDVLEREGRETAESIKGQGGEVVFDRMDVSVEGDWERVVSLVVATFGRLDILVNNAGIGSRSTVEETTLEDWQRTMDVNAMGAYLGIKYCAPAMAKSGSGSIINISSVAAMIGGGASVDYRASKGAMRALTKAMALRYSGQNIRVNSVHPGDVLTPMNRDYLADPARMASRLAQAPLGRLGTPEDIAHLAVYLASDESSYVTGAEIVIDGGRTAQ, from the coding sequence GTGAAGGCGTCGCGGGGGAACCGGCTGGCAGGGAAGGCTGCGGTGGTGACCGGCGGGGCCAGGGGGATTGGCGCGGCGATTTGCGGGGCGTTTGCGAAGGAGGGGGCAAGGGTGCTGATAGGGGACGTGCTGGAAAGGGAAGGACGGGAGACGGCAGAGAGTATTAAAGGCCAAGGCGGAGAGGTCGTGTTCGACCGGATGGACGTGTCGGTTGAAGGGGACTGGGAGCGGGTGGTGTCACTGGTGGTGGCGACGTTTGGAAGGCTGGATATCCTGGTGAACAATGCGGGAATTGGTTCTCGATCAACTGTAGAGGAGACGACCCTGGAGGACTGGCAGCGGACGATGGATGTGAACGCGATGGGCGCGTATCTGGGTATAAAATACTGCGCTCCCGCCATGGCTAAGAGTGGGAGCGGTTCGATTATCAACATATCGTCGGTGGCGGCGATGATCGGCGGCGGGGCGTCGGTGGACTACCGGGCGTCCAAGGGGGCAATGAGGGCGCTGACCAAGGCTATGGCGCTGCGGTACTCGGGGCAAAACATACGGGTAAATTCTGTGCACCCCGGAGACGTGCTGACGCCGATGAATAGGGACTACCTGGCGGACCCGGCCAGGATGGCGTCGCGGCTGGCTCAGGCGCCGCTTGGACGGCTGGGCACACCCGAGGACATAGCCCACCTGGCGGTGTATCTAGCATCGGACGAGTCATCCTACGTGACGGGCGCGGAGATAGTGATAGACGGCGGCCGGACGGCACAGTAG
- a CDS encoding acetate--CoA ligase family protein, with product MTTLGRRPGASRPGWLILVRFIHPPEAYHRIMAQAPSAKLQSIDRMLNPRSVAVVGATERPQYGGRFLRSVLASQDKLRVYPINPRYQDVLGMKCYPRLTDLPETPDLVGVIVPAEAVMPVLEDCAKIKVPSAIVISAGFSERGDTAHQQQQAKLKEFAAQSGVRVCGPNCLGVANIRTGVWASSSAPYTDLKPGPIALVSHSGATAFGPLMTRAADMGVGYSHIISTGNEADLESSDFIDYLLDDPDVKVIACFIEGFKDGRKFIAAAKKALDVGKAIVLLKVGRSETGAKAAMSHTAALTGSDAVHDAVFKQYGVLRVDDYDDLIQASNLLAYAPAPSKVGVAVVSHSGGVSSLIADHLGLNGLSLPPLTRTAEEGINKILNGFGWASNPADITGYANRPELDAIMRLLEQEPEAGAVVVATAGRASQAQQVIKLRDESSKPIIFMTTGGEETEEGLAQLRQAHIPLFDSPRRMAGAMGGFFTYHRRRKLWRQAKAAVKSSKGVVAPDFKSGPHFLTEHASKTLLAHWGVPSTREIRASNADEAVNAAKTLGYPVALKLESEHILHKTEAGVVRLGLQNANQVKQAYAEIVAYGIKFAPNSKGSPVLVQEMVNGGVEVIVGLSQDSHFGPVLLVGLGGIFVEVFKDTAMRVCPITENDAREMLEEIRGAKLLKGFRGKPPADIDALIKVMLALSHLSQDLAARRPELDINPLVVLPKGQGVKAVDARINLHE from the coding sequence ATGACTACCCTGGGCCGACGCCCTGGCGCAAGCCGTCCTGGATGGCTAATATTAGTTCGCTTCATTCATCCTCCGGAGGCATACCACCGAATCATGGCCCAGGCCCCTTCCGCCAAGCTTCAGTCCATCGACCGCATGCTCAACCCTCGAAGCGTGGCCGTCGTCGGCGCCACCGAACGCCCCCAGTACGGCGGGCGGTTCCTTCGTTCCGTCCTCGCCAGCCAGGACAAGCTGAGAGTCTATCCCATCAACCCTCGATATCAAGATGTCCTGGGCATGAAGTGCTATCCTCGCCTCACCGACCTCCCCGAGACCCCCGACCTCGTCGGCGTCATCGTCCCCGCCGAAGCCGTCATGCCCGTCCTGGAGGACTGCGCCAAAATCAAGGTCCCCTCAGCCATAGTCATCTCCGCCGGCTTCTCTGAGCGCGGCGACACCGCCCACCAGCAGCAGCAGGCCAAACTCAAAGAGTTCGCCGCCCAGTCCGGCGTTCGAGTGTGCGGCCCCAACTGCCTCGGCGTCGCCAACATCAGGACCGGCGTCTGGGCCAGCTCCTCCGCCCCTTACACCGACCTTAAGCCCGGCCCCATCGCCCTGGTCTCCCACAGCGGCGCCACCGCCTTCGGCCCTCTTATGACTCGCGCCGCCGACATGGGCGTCGGCTACTCCCACATCATCTCCACCGGCAACGAGGCCGACCTGGAGTCCTCCGACTTCATCGACTATCTCCTCGACGACCCCGATGTGAAAGTCATCGCCTGCTTCATCGAAGGTTTTAAAGATGGGCGCAAGTTTATCGCCGCCGCCAAAAAAGCCCTGGACGTGGGCAAGGCCATCGTCCTGCTCAAAGTAGGCCGCTCTGAGACCGGCGCCAAGGCCGCCATGTCCCACACCGCCGCCCTCACCGGTTCCGACGCCGTCCATGACGCCGTTTTCAAACAGTACGGCGTCCTCCGCGTCGACGACTACGACGATTTAATCCAGGCTTCCAACCTCCTGGCCTACGCTCCCGCCCCGTCAAAAGTAGGCGTGGCCGTGGTCTCCCACTCCGGCGGCGTCAGCTCCCTCATCGCCGACCACCTCGGCCTCAACGGCCTGTCCCTGCCTCCCCTGACCCGGACCGCCGAGGAAGGCATTAACAAGATTTTGAACGGCTTCGGCTGGGCCTCCAACCCCGCCGACATCACCGGCTACGCCAACCGCCCGGAACTCGACGCCATCATGCGCCTGCTGGAGCAAGAGCCCGAAGCGGGCGCAGTTGTCGTCGCTACCGCGGGCCGCGCCTCCCAGGCCCAGCAGGTCATCAAGCTCCGCGACGAGTCCTCCAAGCCCATCATCTTCATGACCACCGGCGGCGAGGAGACGGAAGAGGGCCTCGCCCAGCTCCGCCAGGCCCACATTCCCCTCTTCGACTCGCCCCGCCGCATGGCCGGCGCCATGGGCGGTTTCTTCACCTACCATAGGCGCCGCAAGCTTTGGCGGCAGGCCAAGGCAGCAGTCAAATCCTCCAAGGGCGTTGTTGCCCCGGACTTTAAATCCGGCCCCCATTTCCTCACTGAACACGCATCCAAAACACTTCTCGCACATTGGGGCGTGCCATCCACCCGTGAAATTCGAGCCTCCAATGCCGATGAAGCCGTTAACGCCGCCAAAACCCTCGGCTATCCCGTCGCGCTAAAGCTGGAATCTGAACACATCCTGCATAAGACCGAGGCTGGCGTCGTCCGCCTCGGCCTCCAAAACGCCAACCAGGTTAAACAGGCCTACGCGGAAATCGTCGCCTATGGAATAAAATTCGCCCCCAATTCCAAAGGCTCGCCCGTCTTGGTGCAAGAGATGGTGAACGGAGGCGTGGAAGTCATCGTCGGCCTCTCCCAGGACTCCCACTTCGGCCCCGTCCTCCTCGTAGGCCTTGGCGGCATCTTCGTGGAAGTCTTCAAAGACACCGCCATGCGCGTCTGCCCCATCACCGAAAACGACGCGCGGGAGATGCTCGAAGAAATCCGCGGCGCCAAGCTGCTGAAAGGCTTCCGAGGCAAGCCCCCCGCCGACATCGACGCCCTAATCAAAGTAATGCTGGCCCTCTCCCATCTCTCCCAAGACCTAGCCGCCCGCCGCCCCGAACTCGACATCAACCCACTGGTGGTCCTCCCCAAAGGCCAAGGCGTGAAGGCCGTCGACGCCCGCATTAATCTCCACGAGTGA